The genomic interval TTCAGCCATCATCTCCTCCCGGAGCTGGCAGATTGAGATCAAGAAACCTCTCCGCGAGCAATGGTTGCTCTGGCCTGAGAatgccgccgtcggcgtggCCGCGCTCGCagagctcgccggcgatggAGTGCGACCGCTTGTGCCCGCCGAGAGCCTGCCCGGAGCCAAACTCCTTGGAGCATACCGGACACACGAATTTGATTGGTTTCTTCGTTGTCTTCGCGAAGAAGACGCCGGCTCCGGCATCGGCCTCCGGCGAGACCGACGTGGAGGTGGTGCTCAACGACATGTTCGTCTCTATGCTCGGCTCCGGCTGATCGGCCACGACCATGGCGGCTTTGTGATCGGACGGCACGACTCGGAGAAGGCTGCAATTACTGTTTATTCGTTTGTGGCTAGCACGGTGGCCGCCGAGGGCTTGGTAGGACTGAAAAACCCGGCCGCAACCATGGCATTCGTACCGGCCTCGCTTCTCGCCGCTGAGTCTCCGGCTAGCCACGGACTTCTTCTTGCCGTTGCCGTTGCTGTTCATCTTAATATCCGTGTGCTGAGACGAAAGAGACAGTTCTaaatcgtcgtcgtcggagatGATGTCGTCGTCGTACTTGTTGTACTTGTGAGGTAAGTACTCGTCTTCGTCTTTAGCTCTTCTCGAgctcccgccgtcgtcgcgcgaCAGCTTCAGGAGGCACTGAGCGACGAAGAGCTGCTCGTTATCGTCAAACCTGTCGCGCGCGGGCGCCGGCACGCGCATcgaccgcggccgccgcctcggggcCGCCATCACCAGCGTCtcccggtcgccgtcgtcgtcagcATCGACGCCGGCATTTTCGGAGTCGTCGGCGTATACTCCGCCTGCCGGCGcatggccgcgcgcgcggccgagcACCGTACGGCATGATGACGACGACAAGAGATCGCCGCGGTAACGGCATggatcgccaccgccgtcctcctcgtcgtcgtcgtcgccgccgccgtgtccgcCGGAGCCCGAGAGCCGGCGCGTCTTCTTGGGGTTCTCCCTCAGCCCatagcctccgccgccgctggctccGGCACCGGCATTGGCACACCGCGCACCGCTCTGCATCATCCACCGGCGCTCTATCCTCCCGTCGCcatcgtcggcgtcggcgccctCCATCTCCGTGAGCGAGTGGGAGCGCATGTGGCCGCCGAGCGAGCGGCCGCAGGCGAATCCCTTCCCGCAGACCTTGCAGCTGTGCCGTGTCGCACTCGCACTGCTACTAACCACAAGCACATCGCCGTCCATGGCGGATCAAGATTCAAAGAAACCAGTTACCACAACCAAACCACAAAGAACCGAGAAAGAATTCGATCGGATCAAGATGGACCAAAAAGCAAACGCTAGTGCATTCAAGAAGGGAAGCGGTCAAGCTAGCAAGCTGGAGGAATGGAAGCAAGGGAAGGGATCCATGGACCAGACAATGAGCTTGGTAGAGCTGTTGGTAGCAGTagatggggaggaggaggaggaggaggggaggcgaAGGGTGGTGCGGTTGGGAAGGAGAAATCTATGCATGCAAGCAAGCAAAGTTAGCAAAACTGACAGGAGAGAGAAACCGAATCGGTGATCGACGAGAATTCCAACCGGGCCTTGGGCTTCCAAATGGAAGTTTTGTACCAATGGCCATGTGGCCCAAGGCCCGACGGCCCGGCCCATAGCACGACCATTTGGCCCGGGCCGAGCACGGTCCAGCACGACGGGGATCCGGTCCGTAACGGCCCAGCCCAACCGTTGAGTTGTGCCGGGCTCTGTCTTGGCACGTGGGCCGGCCCGACACGGTCCAGtagatgcaaaagaaaaactaaaggatctaaaataaacttaaattagTTGTATAAGGTTTAGCCCACAATGAGAGAGA from Oryza brachyantha chromosome 3, ObraRS2, whole genome shotgun sequence carries:
- the LOC102701901 gene encoding zinc finger protein ZAT4-like, encoding MDGDVLVVSSSASATRHSCKVCGKGFACGRSLGGHMRSHSLTEMEGADADDGDGRIERRWMMQSGARCANAGAGASGGGGYGLRENPKKTRRLSGSGGHGGGDDDDEEDGGGDPCRYRGDLLSSSSCRTVLGRARGHAPAGGVYADDSENAGVDADDDGDRETLVMAAPRRRPRSMRVPAPARDRFDDNEQLFVAQCLLKLSRDDGGSSRRAKDEDEYLPHKYNKYDDDIISDDDDLELSLSSQHTDIKMNSNGNGKKKSVASRRLSGEKRGRYECHGCGRVFQSYQALGGHRASHKRINSNCSLLRVVPSDHKAAMVVADQPEPSIETNMSLSTTSTSVSPEADAGAGVFFAKTTKKPIKFVCPVCSKEFGSGQALGGHKRSHSIAGELCERGHADGGILRPEQPLLAERFLDLNLPAPGGDDG